Proteins co-encoded in one Bacillus sp. FSL H8-0547 genomic window:
- a CDS encoding ATP-binding protein has translation MIIPIESVKELILHITFLLFPVFLYQTVWLSRPFKSPPSRNKILISLLCIPSALLCLTYPLHTIESVSFDLHAIPVIVSILYGGPISGAAVIASVVAYRFYAGGYWLLLSLVTIPFYTLLSFYFQRSWFSFNKRRKMMVILLIGNAKTAITYASLYLFHSFGWVPDVFSGEDRKFLITGWILLNFALFLTYYATEYIRENAIMRYQIIRNEKLSILSELAASVAHEVRNPLTVVRGFIQLMGQEMRDNEHKNKDYHELVLSELDRAQDIITDYLSLAKQHYIEKENVSLTSLLYEVDQLMRSYANYKTVAIETSIQDGLMIVGDRSRLKQVFINLLKNAIEAVPDLEGQVEIRAYSSHEFVRIKLTDNGCGMSADQLQRLGEPYFTLKEKGTGLGLTVTFSIIQHHGGTIRYQSTLGGGTAVTVSLPIEALK, from the coding sequence TTGATTATTCCTATAGAATCTGTAAAAGAACTGATACTTCATATAACCTTTCTTTTGTTTCCTGTTTTTCTCTATCAGACCGTTTGGCTCAGCAGGCCGTTCAAGTCCCCTCCAAGCAGGAACAAAATTCTTATTTCCCTTCTGTGCATCCCTTCTGCCCTGCTTTGCCTGACTTATCCGCTTCACACAATTGAAAGTGTAAGCTTTGATCTTCACGCCATACCTGTTATTGTCAGCATCCTTTATGGAGGACCTATTTCAGGTGCTGCGGTCATTGCCTCCGTGGTTGCCTACCGGTTTTATGCAGGAGGCTACTGGCTTCTTCTCAGTCTTGTGACCATTCCTTTTTACACCCTTTTATCCTTCTACTTTCAGCGTTCCTGGTTTTCCTTTAATAAACGGCGAAAAATGATGGTCATTCTTTTAATCGGCAATGCCAAAACAGCTATCACCTATGCTTCCCTGTATCTTTTTCATTCCTTTGGATGGGTCCCTGATGTTTTTTCAGGGGAAGACCGGAAGTTTTTAATTACCGGCTGGATTCTTCTGAACTTCGCTTTATTTCTAACCTACTATGCCACCGAATACATTCGTGAAAATGCCATCATGAGATATCAGATTATCCGAAATGAAAAGCTGTCCATACTGAGCGAGCTTGCTGCGAGCGTTGCCCACGAAGTCAGAAATCCGCTGACAGTTGTAAGGGGATTCATCCAGCTGATGGGCCAGGAAATGCGTGACAATGAACATAAAAACAAGGATTATCACGAATTAGTATTATCAGAGCTTGACCGGGCTCAGGATATTATTACCGATTATTTGAGTCTTGCAAAACAGCACTATATCGAAAAAGAGAATGTGTCCCTGACTTCTTTGCTTTATGAAGTGGATCAGCTGATGCGCTCCTATGCCAATTATAAAACAGTTGCGATTGAAACGAGCATTCAGGACGGGCTGATGATTGTGGGGGACCGCTCAAGACTGAAACAGGTATTTATTAATCTGCTTAAAAATGCAATTGAAGCCGTTCCTGATTTAGAGGGACAAGTGGAAATCAGGGCTTATTCGTCCCATGAATTTGTGAGAATCAAACTGACGGATAATGGCTGCGGAATGAGTGCAGACCAGCTTCAGAGGCTTGGTGAACCCTATTTTACTTTAAAAGAGAAAGGAACAGGTCTCGGACTTACGGTGACGTTTTCAATCATTCAGCATCATGGCGGGACGATCCGCTATCAGAGCACATTAGGCGGAGGAACAGCTGTGACCGTCTCTCTCCCTATCGAAGCTCTCAAATGA
- a CDS encoding MalY/PatB family protein — translation MSMFDQEINRYRTHSVKWDYSEEIFGVKDVLPMWVADMDFRAPDEVISALQERASHGIFGYTSAGPEAKKAVQSWMKARHGWDVTQESIIFSSGVVTALSMAIQSLTDPGDAVLIQSPVYHPFFDMTEKNGRTLVNNQLKLENGTYQIDFEDLEKKAAHQKVKLMLLCNPQNPGGRVWTKEELERIGEICAKHHVIVVSDEIHSDLMLFGHKHVPFASLSKEHARNSIICMAPSKTFNLAGLQSSAIIIPNKEIRTKYEEYQKRQGFFTLNTFGIAGLTAAYTHGENWLDELNSYLEENVNTVISYIQEHLPKLNAIRPDSTYLIWIDCTQLQKTDAEIKELLLQKGKLALEDGTKYGPGGEGFVRMNIGCPRSLVLEGLERLRKAFS, via the coding sequence ATGAGCATGTTTGATCAGGAAATCAACAGATACAGGACTCACTCAGTAAAATGGGATTATTCCGAGGAGATTTTCGGCGTGAAAGATGTCCTCCCCATGTGGGTGGCAGATATGGATTTCCGTGCACCTGATGAAGTAATTTCCGCCCTGCAGGAACGAGCATCGCACGGTATTTTCGGCTATACTTCAGCAGGTCCAGAAGCGAAGAAAGCCGTTCAGTCATGGATGAAAGCGCGGCACGGCTGGGATGTAACCCAGGAATCCATCATTTTCAGCTCAGGAGTGGTTACTGCCCTGAGTATGGCCATTCAGTCCCTAACAGACCCTGGAGACGCAGTGCTGATTCAGTCTCCTGTTTACCACCCTTTTTTCGACATGACAGAGAAAAACGGCCGCACACTTGTAAACAATCAATTGAAACTTGAAAATGGCACCTATCAAATTGATTTTGAAGATCTTGAAAAGAAAGCAGCACATCAAAAAGTGAAGCTCATGCTGCTTTGCAACCCGCAGAACCCGGGCGGCAGAGTGTGGACAAAAGAAGAACTCGAGAGAATCGGAGAAATATGCGCAAAGCATCATGTCATTGTTGTTTCGGACGAAATCCATTCAGACTTGATGCTGTTCGGCCATAAGCATGTCCCTTTTGCTTCCCTTTCCAAAGAGCATGCCCGAAACTCTATAATATGCATGGCACCAAGCAAGACATTCAATCTTGCAGGGCTGCAGTCTTCAGCCATTATCATTCCGAATAAAGAAATCCGGACAAAATATGAGGAATATCAAAAGCGGCAGGGGTTCTTTACCCTTAATACCTTTGGCATAGCCGGCTTAACTGCAGCCTACACACATGGTGAAAATTGGCTGGATGAGTTAAACAGCTACCTTGAAGAGAACGTGAACACAGTGATTTCATATATTCAAGAGCATTTGCCCAAGCTTAACGCGATCCGGCCTGACTCGACATACTTAATCTGGATTGACTGTACGCAATTGCAGAAAACAGATGCTGAAATAAAGGAATTGCTGCTTCAAAAAGGAAAGCTTGCGCTTGAGGATGGGACCAAATACGGCCCCGGCGGAGAGGGTTTTGTCCGCATGAATATCGGATGTCCCCGCTCACTAGTCCTTGAGGGACTGGAACGGTTAAGAAAGGCGTTCTCATAA
- a CDS encoding DUF1871 family protein, giving the protein MREANEQMLGLLYKWDPLKYGAEAYETEVFDVLQAVHVSETPAQLSRKIQAVYEFSFEEIIPLKECEKMAVQLLLIKNNAACER; this is encoded by the coding sequence ATGAGAGAAGCGAATGAGCAGATGCTCGGGCTGTTATATAAATGGGATCCGCTGAAGTACGGCGCGGAAGCATATGAAACGGAAGTATTTGATGTCCTTCAGGCGGTGCACGTCTCTGAAACACCGGCACAGCTTTCCCGAAAAATACAGGCTGTTTATGAGTTCTCTTTTGAGGAGATTATTCCTTTAAAAGAGTGTGAAAAAATGGCTGTACAGCTTTTGCTGATCAAAAACAATGCAGCTTGTGAACGATGA
- a CDS encoding alpha/beta hydrolase: MVILDNKQEFKMHVQGIGIHYEVYENPGKPVMVLIHGFLSSTFSYRRLIPFLRHEYHLIAVDLPPFGRSEKSIAFVYSYRNMAKVVIELLKNLQVEQAILVGHSMGGQISLYASKEMPEMVKKVVLLCSSGYMKRSHPSLIFGSYFPYFYLCIKHIMSRQGVWKNLCNVVHDRSMIDQEMMDGYIQPFYDDRIFMALSRMIRDREGDLPAEDLRKIETPSLLIWGQEDRVVPVHIGERMNRDLPNSHFFSLKNTGHLVPEERPDFVSERIFEFCV, translated from the coding sequence ATGGTGATATTGGATAACAAGCAGGAGTTTAAGATGCATGTTCAGGGGATAGGGATCCACTATGAGGTGTATGAAAATCCCGGCAAACCTGTGATGGTTTTAATACACGGATTTCTTTCTTCCACATTCAGCTACCGCCGGCTGATTCCATTTCTCCGCCATGAGTATCATCTCATTGCTGTTGATCTTCCGCCGTTCGGCCGGTCGGAAAAATCGATCGCGTTCGTTTACTCATACCGGAACATGGCTAAAGTTGTGATTGAGCTTTTGAAAAACCTGCAAGTGGAACAAGCAATCCTCGTAGGGCATTCCATGGGAGGGCAAATTTCCCTGTACGCATCAAAAGAAATGCCTGAGATGGTTAAAAAAGTGGTGCTTCTATGCAGCTCAGGCTATATGAAAAGGTCGCATCCTTCGCTCATATTCGGCTCTTATTTTCCTTACTTTTACCTCTGCATCAAGCACATCATGAGCAGACAGGGAGTCTGGAAAAACTTATGCAACGTCGTACATGACCGCTCAATGATTGATCAGGAAATGATGGATGGCTATATTCAGCCATTTTACGACGACCGTATCTTCATGGCGCTCTCGCGGATGATCAGGGACAGAGAAGGTGATTTGCCTGCAGAAGATCTGCGGAAAATCGAAACACCAAGCCTTCTTATTTGGGGACAGGAAGACCGGGTTGTACCCGTCCATATCGGAGAGAGAATGAACAGGGATCTTCCAAATTCTCATTTTTTCTCATTAAAGAACACGGGTCATTTAGTTCCCGAAGAACGCCCTGATTTTGTATCTGAACGCATTTTTGAATTTTGCGTGTAA
- a CDS encoding Lrp/AsnC family transcriptional regulator has product MKLTQKETEILELLEENSRLTPQDISKMVQLSVEETILTIKRLEEQKVIIDYSTTVNWRKVDGHEGVTAMIDVKVAPKRGTGFDAIAERIYRFNEVKSVYLMSGAYDLSVVIEGRSMSEVAHFVSDKLSTLDSVLSTTTHFILKKYKHDGKIYEQDDEDKRIVVSP; this is encoded by the coding sequence ATGAAGCTTACCCAAAAAGAAACAGAAATTCTTGAGCTCCTTGAAGAAAACAGCAGGCTCACTCCGCAGGACATCTCAAAAATGGTTCAGCTAAGCGTTGAAGAAACCATCCTCACAATTAAACGCCTGGAAGAGCAGAAGGTCATTATCGACTACTCGACAACTGTCAACTGGCGGAAAGTGGATGGGCATGAGGGAGTAACGGCGATGATTGACGTAAAAGTCGCGCCAAAAAGAGGGACAGGATTTGATGCGATTGCTGAAAGAATCTACAGGTTCAATGAGGTGAAATCGGTTTATCTCATGTCAGGGGCATATGATCTGTCCGTTGTTATAGAAGGAAGATCGATGTCAGAGGTTGCACACTTTGTTTCAGACAAGCTGTCAACTCTTGACTCCGTCCTTTCAACAACGACACACTTCATCTTAAAAAAATATAAACATGACGGGAAGATTTACGAACAGGACGATGAAGACAAACGGATTGTGGTGTCTCCATGA
- a CDS encoding aminotransferase, which yields MTQSKYLSYTVSALKPSGIRKFFDLAASMEGVISLGVGEPDFVTSWNVREACILSLEQGFTSYTANAGLLELRQEISRYLHEKFDVSYRHEDEIIVTVGASQALDIALRAIVNPLDEVLIPEPCFVSYAPLVSLAGGVPVPLHTRADDQFKLRPELIEEALTERTKALLLCSPSNPTGAVLSKHELELIAEQAELHDLLVLADEIYAELTYDEAYTSFPSLSGMRERTLLISGFSKGFAMTGWRLGFIAAPAELSGAMLKIHQYAMMCAPTMAQYGAIEALKNGMQDVEQMKKSYRRRRNFFVETLNEIGLSCHLPGGAFYAFPSIKETGLSSEEFAEKLLIEQKVAVVPGNVFGESGEGFVRCSYASSLEQLQEALRRMAVFMENFRK from the coding sequence ATGACACAATCCAAGTATTTATCATATACGGTTTCAGCCCTGAAGCCTTCCGGCATCCGCAAGTTCTTTGATCTTGCGGCAAGCATGGAAGGTGTTATTTCGCTTGGAGTCGGGGAACCGGATTTTGTTACATCCTGGAATGTAAGAGAAGCATGCATCCTGTCGCTTGAACAGGGGTTTACATCATACACCGCCAATGCCGGTCTTTTGGAATTGCGCCAGGAAATTTCCCGATATCTTCACGAGAAATTTGATGTATCTTACCGGCATGAAGATGAAATCATTGTGACGGTGGGGGCGAGCCAGGCGCTGGATATCGCATTAAGAGCCATTGTGAATCCGCTTGATGAGGTGCTCATTCCTGAACCTTGCTTTGTTTCCTATGCACCGCTTGTATCGCTCGCGGGAGGAGTGCCGGTGCCTTTGCATACGCGGGCAGATGATCAGTTTAAACTTCGGCCTGAGTTAATTGAAGAAGCATTGACGGAGCGGACAAAAGCACTTCTGTTATGCTCGCCTAGCAATCCGACAGGAGCGGTCTTATCAAAGCATGAACTTGAGTTGATCGCCGAGCAGGCTGAATTGCACGACCTGTTGGTGCTGGCTGATGAGATTTATGCGGAACTTACATATGATGAAGCTTATACGAGCTTTCCAAGCTTGAGCGGAATGCGCGAACGCACCCTTTTGATTTCCGGCTTTTCAAAAGGGTTTGCCATGACAGGTTGGAGACTCGGCTTTATCGCTGCGCCCGCTGAGCTTTCAGGAGCCATGCTGAAAATCCATCAGTACGCTATGATGTGCGCACCGACGATGGCTCAATATGGGGCCATTGAAGCTTTGAAAAACGGCATGCAGGATGTTGAGCAAATGAAAAAAAGCTATCGCCGCAGACGAAACTTTTTTGTAGAAACACTGAATGAAATCGGTTTGTCCTGCCATCTGCCCGGGGGCGCATTTTACGCCTTCCCCTCAATAAAAGAAACAGGACTCAGTTCAGAAGAGTTTGCTGAAAAGCTGCTGATTGAACAAAAAGTGGCTGTGGTTCCAGGGAATGTATTCGGTGAAAGTGGTGAAGGATTTGTACGCTGTTCGTATGCCTCATCTCTTGAGCAGCTTCAGGAAGCGCTTAGAAGAATGGCTGTATTTATGGAAAACTTCAGAAAATAA